The Ascaphus truei isolate aAscTru1 chromosome 3, aAscTru1.hap1, whole genome shotgun sequence genome includes a region encoding these proteins:
- the CFAP298 gene encoding cilia- and flagella-associated protein 298 isoform X1 — protein sequence MVRLHVKHGDESQFLFDTTVNVSLEELVKQITAVYNGKLKIDRICSEMRDLAEHGIVMPPNMQGLTDEQIEDLKLKDEWEEKCLPSGGSVFKKDDIGRRNGHAPNDNMKQVLQKTIDEAKALISKKQAEANVCVNTQMVKDALDQLRGAVMIVYPMGLPPHDPIRMEFEDKEDLSGTQAGLMVIDETDAQLWWAGKELLRKKKLSDFVGKNEKTKIIVKIQKRGQGAPSREPVIGNEEQKQMMMHYYRRQEELKKLDENHDDSFLNAEWADTHALKRQFQGVNNIKWGPR from the exons ATGGTTCGCTTACACGTGAAACACGGAGATGAGAGCCAATTCCTGTTTGACACGACGGTAAATGTTTCCTTGGAAGAACTGGTCAAACAAATCACTGCGGTTTATAACGGCAAGCTTAAAATTGACAGAATATGTTCAG AAATGAGAGATTTAGCAGAACATGGTATCGTCATGCCTCCTAACATGCAAGGACTGACCGATGAGCAGATAGAAGACCTCAAATTAAAGGATGAGTGGGAAGAAAAATGCCTACCAAGTGGGGGAAGTGTCTTCAAGAAGGATGATATCGGAAGGCGAAATGGACACG CACCAAATGACAACATGAAGCAGGTTTTACAGAAGACAATAGATGAAGCAAAGGCCTTAATATCGAAG AAACAAGCTGAGGCAAATGTGTGCGTCAATACACAAATGGTGAAAGATGCGTTGGACCAGCTCAGAGGTGCTGTAATGATCGTCTATCCCATGGGGCTGCCTCCGCACGACCCCATCAGAATGGAGTTTGAAGATAAAGAAGACCTTTCAGGAACTCAA GCTGGGCTGATGGTCATTGACGAAACAGATGCTCAGTTGTGGTGGGCAGGCAAAGAGCTACTAAGAAAAAAGAAGCTTTCAGACTTTGTgggcaaaaatgagaaaacaaAAATTATTGTGAAGATACAAAAA AGAGGACAAGGAGCCCCATCCCGTGAGCCGGTTATTGGCAATGAAGAGCAGAAACAGATGATGATGCATTACTACAGGCGACAAGAAGAACTAAAG AAACTCGACGAGAACCATGACGACTCCTTCTTGAATGCCGAATGGGCAGACACTCATGCCTTAAAAAGACAGTTTCAAGGTGTAAATAATATTAAATGGGGCCCAAGATGA
- the CFAP298 gene encoding cilia- and flagella-associated protein 298 isoform X2, translating to MVRLHVKHGDESQFLFDTTVNVSLEELVKQITAVYNGKLKIDRICSEMRDLAEHGIVMPPNMQGLTDEQIEDLKLKDEWEEKCLPSGGSVFKKDDIGRRNGHAPNDNMKQVLQKTIDEAKALISKKQAEANVCVNTQMVKDALDQLRGAVMIVYPMGLPPHDPIRMEFEDKEDLSGTQAGLMVIDETDAQLWWAGKELLRKKKLSDFVGKNEKTKIIVKIQKRGQGAPSREPVIGNEEQKQMMMHYYRRQEELKMAALK from the exons ATGGTTCGCTTACACGTGAAACACGGAGATGAGAGCCAATTCCTGTTTGACACGACGGTAAATGTTTCCTTGGAAGAACTGGTCAAACAAATCACTGCGGTTTATAACGGCAAGCTTAAAATTGACAGAATATGTTCAG AAATGAGAGATTTAGCAGAACATGGTATCGTCATGCCTCCTAACATGCAAGGACTGACCGATGAGCAGATAGAAGACCTCAAATTAAAGGATGAGTGGGAAGAAAAATGCCTACCAAGTGGGGGAAGTGTCTTCAAGAAGGATGATATCGGAAGGCGAAATGGACACG CACCAAATGACAACATGAAGCAGGTTTTACAGAAGACAATAGATGAAGCAAAGGCCTTAATATCGAAG AAACAAGCTGAGGCAAATGTGTGCGTCAATACACAAATGGTGAAAGATGCGTTGGACCAGCTCAGAGGTGCTGTAATGATCGTCTATCCCATGGGGCTGCCTCCGCACGACCCCATCAGAATGGAGTTTGAAGATAAAGAAGACCTTTCAGGAACTCAA GCTGGGCTGATGGTCATTGACGAAACAGATGCTCAGTTGTGGTGGGCAGGCAAAGAGCTACTAAGAAAAAAGAAGCTTTCAGACTTTGTgggcaaaaatgagaaaacaaAAATTATTGTGAAGATACAAAAA AGAGGACAAGGAGCCCCATCCCGTGAGCCGGTTATTGGCAATGAAGAGCAGAAACAGATGATGATGCATTACTACAGGCGACAAGAAGAACTAAAG ATGGCAGCACTGAAGTAA